A genomic region of Trichothermofontia sichuanensis B231 contains the following coding sequences:
- the cobQ gene encoding cobyric acid synthase CobQ encodes MKAIMIVGTTSHAGKSLLTAALCRILFRQGWRVAPFKGQNMSLNAYAVLRGGEMSYAQAVQAWAAEVEPRVEMNPVLLKPQGDMTSQVILRGKVAGRVSAAEYYERFFDAGWQAIVESLEKLKQEYELIICEGAGSPAEINLKHRDLTNMRVAKYLNAPTILVVDIDRGGAFAHVIGTLELLEPEERALVKGIVINKFRGQRALLQSGIDWLEHRTGIPVIGVIPWIDQIFPAEDSLDLLEHQPQSRRKPEVTISVVRLPRISNFTDFDPLVAEPTVAVKYVDLKDPLGHPDAVILPGSKTTVADLEALRKAGMDEAIRNYAAAGGTVLGICGGFQMLGEHIIDTAANEGWSGTFPGLGLLPIRTLITEQKIARRRMTSSAFPQAGLPIMGYEIHQGRSQIIEPEIPPPTPTYYPLFEDSSLGIVDANQGVWGTYLHGLFDNGPWRRTWLNHLRRQRGLGTLPTGIANYQEQRTAMFDALADTVAAHLDLTPILTAAESG; translated from the coding sequence ATGAAAGCCATCATGATTGTTGGGACGACCTCCCACGCTGGCAAATCGCTCCTCACGGCAGCCCTTTGCCGAATTCTGTTCCGCCAGGGCTGGCGGGTGGCCCCCTTTAAGGGACAGAACATGTCCCTGAATGCCTATGCTGTGCTACGGGGGGGTGAAATGAGCTATGCCCAAGCCGTACAAGCTTGGGCCGCTGAGGTAGAACCCCGGGTAGAGATGAATCCAGTGTTGCTCAAACCCCAGGGGGATATGACCTCACAAGTCATTCTGCGGGGTAAGGTAGCAGGTCGGGTCAGTGCAGCAGAGTATTACGAGCGATTTTTTGACGCTGGCTGGCAAGCGATTGTCGAATCGCTGGAAAAACTGAAACAGGAATACGAACTGATTATTTGTGAAGGGGCAGGCAGTCCAGCCGAGATTAATCTTAAACATCGCGATCTGACCAATATGCGGGTGGCCAAGTATCTCAACGCACCCACAATTCTGGTGGTGGATATCGATCGTGGGGGAGCCTTTGCCCATGTGATTGGCACCCTGGAGTTACTGGAGCCAGAGGAACGTGCCCTCGTCAAAGGAATTGTGATTAACAAATTTCGAGGCCAACGGGCATTACTCCAATCTGGGATCGACTGGCTAGAACATCGCACCGGCATTCCAGTCATCGGAGTGATTCCCTGGATTGACCAGATCTTCCCCGCCGAAGACTCCTTAGACCTACTGGAACATCAACCCCAATCCCGGCGTAAACCAGAGGTGACGATTAGTGTAGTGCGTCTGCCTCGCATTTCCAACTTCACCGATTTTGATCCGCTGGTGGCCGAGCCAACGGTGGCGGTGAAATATGTGGATCTCAAGGATCCGCTGGGCCATCCCGATGCGGTGATCTTACCCGGCTCTAAGACAACAGTTGCTGATTTAGAGGCTCTGCGTAAAGCCGGCATGGATGAGGCCATTCGCAACTATGCGGCGGCGGGAGGAACAGTCCTAGGAATTTGCGGCGGGTTTCAAATGCTGGGGGAACACATTATTGATACAGCGGCGAATGAAGGTTGGTCCGGCACCTTTCCCGGTTTAGGTTTATTGCCGATTCGTACCTTAATCACTGAACAGAAAATCGCTCGCCGTCGCATGACGAGTTCAGCCTTTCCCCAGGCAGGCCTGCCGATTATGGGGTATGAAATCCACCAGGGCCGTAGCCAGATTATTGAACCGGAGATCCCCCCCCCCACGCCCACCTATTATCCCCTGTTTGAAGACAGCAGCTTGGGAATTGTGGATGCGAATCAAGGGGTTTGGGGAACCTATTTGCATGGCCTGTTTGACAATGGTCCCTGGCGACGGACTTGGCTCAATCACCTGCGGCGGCAACGAGGGCTGGGCACCTTACCCACCGGCATTGCTAACTATCAGGAGCAACGCACGGCCATGTTTGATGCCTTGGCGGATACGGTGGCTGCACACCTAGACTTAACCCCAATTTTGACCGCTGCCGAGTCAGGATGA
- a CDS encoding YihY/virulence factor BrkB family protein, which translates to MFSTRFFRFFQHLNLKTLRRVIEGIGQRRLMGLSAEMAYNNLLALFPMLVAILATIGMLEIPQAQVDSLARQFLHLAPEEVASFFATFTDQIQVPQGRTVVALSVFAGVWIASGALNVAMNAMDQICETPPERRRPFWKAKLIAIGLTIATLGLVLLASFLMFISDVILRLVLSYLEIPGTEILRLWHWVRWVSSLAILALAFSLIYRFGPSRWLRGNPILPGALIAAILWAIISQGFRIYVSTFGNFSVTYGALGAGIVLLLWLNLSSLTLLIGAYLNVTVGRELNPLRGG; encoded by the coding sequence ATGTTTTCCACCCGCTTTTTTCGTTTTTTTCAACACCTTAATCTCAAAACCCTCCGGCGTGTGATCGAGGGCATTGGACAACGACGCCTGATGGGTCTGTCGGCGGAAATGGCCTATAACAACCTGCTGGCCCTATTCCCCATGTTGGTGGCGATTTTGGCGACGATCGGGATGCTGGAGATTCCCCAGGCCCAGGTCGATTCCCTGGCACGGCAGTTCCTTCACCTCGCCCCAGAGGAGGTCGCCAGCTTCTTTGCCACCTTTACTGATCAAATCCAGGTGCCCCAGGGACGAACCGTGGTGGCCCTCAGTGTTTTTGCGGGGGTATGGATTGCGTCGGGAGCCTTGAATGTGGCCATGAATGCGATGGATCAAATCTGCGAAACCCCGCCGGAGCGAAGACGCCCCTTCTGGAAAGCCAAGCTGATCGCGATCGGGCTGACGATCGCCACCTTGGGGCTGGTTCTCCTGGCCTCCTTCCTCATGTTTATCAGCGATGTGATTTTGCGTTTGGTTCTCAGTTACCTGGAAATTCCGGGTACAGAGATCCTGCGGCTATGGCATTGGGTGCGTTGGGTTTCCTCCCTGGCGATCCTGGCCCTAGCCTTCAGCCTGATCTATCGCTTTGGCCCTAGCCGCTGGTTGCGGGGCAACCCGATCCTACCTGGGGCATTGATTGCCGCCATCCTGTGGGCGATCATCTCCCAAGGGTTTCGGATTTACGTCTCCACCTTTGGTAATTTCAGCGTCACCTACGGCGCACTGGGGGCAGGGATTGTCTTGCTGCTGTGGTTGAATCTCAGTTCCCTCACCCTCCTGATTGGGGCCTATCTCAATGTCACCGTTGGCAGAGAACTCAATCCGCTGCGCGGGGGGTAG
- a CDS encoding Npun_F0494 family protein, which yields MSATPLPPPTVSDPPPVHKPASMQYPPATLARAVRAVSCSPFSLTLFTTLLEQSVPLQAIAGDRGVHAGYTRQALSEFAADHELLWLIQVGLLRREVDGQGLTDRFRLTPLGYQLVTQWQASGADLPRPTWRDRLENAIVRWFRLPF from the coding sequence ATGTCTGCAACGCCTTTGCCCCCACCTACTGTGAGTGATCCGCCTCCTGTCCATAAACCCGCATCCATGCAGTATCCCCCGGCAACGCTGGCGCGGGCAGTACGGGCAGTGTCCTGTTCACCCTTCTCCCTGACGTTATTTACTACACTCCTTGAGCAGAGTGTTCCCCTACAGGCGATCGCGGGTGATCGGGGGGTACACGCCGGATACACTCGTCAGGCCCTCTCTGAGTTTGCAGCGGATCACGAACTCCTCTGGCTGATTCAGGTGGGACTCCTACGCCGAGAGGTGGATGGTCAAGGGTTAACCGACCGTTTTCGCCTCACCCCATTGGGGTATCAGCTTGTGACCCAGTGGCAGGCGAGTGGGGCTGACCTACCACGACCGACTTGGCGCGATCGCCTGGAAAATGCGATCGTCCGTTGGTTCCGGCTTCCCTTCTAG
- a CDS encoding iron uptake porin: MFGIPLLGRIWLTLPVTLLGVLLASSRTIAVPVETVDSIAPLTALAEPIQTLPAIASVASLEPAATSLDEQLMPAGMSQVTSVTQLSDVQPTDWAFQALQSLVEKYGCIVGYPDSTFRGQRAMTRYEFAAGLNACLDRVNELIAAATADMATKEDVATLQRLMEEFAAELAMVRGRVENLEGRVALLEGSQFSTTTKLQGLTFFNVTGATAGDDVRVEAGSLAGPREIRPAARYSDTNRPVVLRVKDDPEITFSNLTWLSLVTSFTGKDLLVTQLAAGNGDSPANYFTSAGLYNTYGVPFTDQTAGPELFGSRNDVILREFFYEFPVSDNFRLVVGPRVNWYRYFDGNAFTFFLTGAGSFNSIGSTLTNTLDRGSGVVGLWKLSNQFAFHFGYLGENTEFLPSAFGFNTSSNPRTGLFSGTNTLTAELTYSPSKNANIRLLYNRSTSDPNVPIQDENGNITGFGIGGATGEPIYGVADDGFGGSIRPAYGNTFGISADWLITPRFGVFGRYGYGNVEIRPKNRDRDGGDINSQAFQVGLAFPDLGKQGALATLSFAMPFDVLEGRRFLASGGGNGGTQYDLEAAYYLPLSANIAIVPSLYWIFNPNNFDNNPTIFVGNLRTQFSF; the protein is encoded by the coding sequence ATGTTCGGTATCCCGTTGCTTGGGCGCATCTGGTTGACTTTGCCCGTGACTTTGTTGGGTGTCTTGCTGGCCAGTAGCCGCACGATCGCGGTTCCAGTGGAAACGGTGGACAGCATAGCCCCGCTGACAGCCTTGGCAGAACCCATTCAGACGTTGCCAGCGATCGCGTCCGTGGCCAGTCTAGAGCCAGCGGCGACCAGCCTGGACGAACAACTGATGCCTGCGGGTATGAGCCAGGTAACGTCGGTTACCCAACTATCGGACGTGCAGCCGACGGATTGGGCCTTCCAAGCGCTCCAATCCCTGGTGGAAAAGTATGGCTGTATTGTGGGCTATCCCGACAGCACCTTCCGGGGCCAACGGGCGATGACCCGTTATGAATTTGCCGCTGGGTTAAATGCTTGTCTCGATCGGGTCAATGAATTGATCGCCGCCGCTACCGCCGATATGGCCACTAAGGAAGATGTGGCAACCCTGCAACGCCTGATGGAGGAATTTGCCGCCGAACTGGCCATGGTCCGAGGCCGAGTGGAAAATCTGGAGGGCCGGGTTGCCCTGTTGGAGGGCAGTCAATTCTCCACAACGACCAAGCTCCAGGGGTTAACCTTCTTCAACGTCACGGGCGCGACGGCGGGGGATGATGTGCGGGTGGAAGCGGGCAGTCTGGCGGGTCCCCGCGAAATTCGACCTGCCGCCCGTTACAGCGACACGAATCGTCCAGTTGTCCTACGGGTAAAGGATGATCCGGAAATTACGTTTAGCAACTTAACCTGGTTATCGTTGGTGACTTCGTTTACGGGTAAGGATCTGCTGGTCACCCAGTTGGCAGCAGGGAATGGCGATTCTCCGGCCAACTATTTCACCTCGGCAGGGCTTTATAACACCTACGGGGTACCGTTTACCGACCAGACAGCAGGGCCAGAGCTTTTCGGCAGCCGCAATGATGTGATCCTGCGGGAATTTTTCTATGAATTCCCAGTAAGCGACAATTTCCGCCTAGTGGTGGGGCCACGGGTGAACTGGTATCGCTATTTTGATGGTAATGCCTTTACTTTCTTCCTGACGGGGGCCGGTAGCTTTAATTCGATCGGTAGTACTCTGACCAATACCCTCGATCGCGGCTCCGGGGTGGTTGGCCTGTGGAAGCTGAGCAATCAATTTGCCTTCCACTTTGGGTATTTGGGTGAGAATACCGAATTTCTACCTTCGGCCTTTGGCTTCAACACGTCCTCGAATCCCCGCACAGGGCTATTCAGTGGCACCAACACGCTCACCGCTGAACTGACCTATTCCCCCAGTAAAAACGCCAACATCCGGCTGTTATACAACCGTTCCACTAGTGATCCCAATGTGCCAATCCAGGATGAAAATGGCAACATCACGGGCTTTGGCATTGGCGGTGCGACGGGGGAACCCATCTATGGGGTGGCGGATGATGGCTTTGGCGGCTCGATCCGGCCTGCCTATGGGAATACGTTTGGCATTAGTGCCGACTGGTTGATTACGCCACGCTTTGGGGTATTTGGCCGCTATGGCTATGGCAATGTGGAAATCCGCCCAAAGAATAGGGATCGCGATGGCGGTGACATCAACTCCCAGGCCTTCCAGGTGGGGCTGGCCTTCCCCGACCTTGGTAAGCAAGGTGCCCTGGCTACCCTGTCCTTTGCCATGCCCTTTGATGTTCTGGAGGGGCGCAGGTTCTTGGCTTCAGGTGGCGGGAATGGTGGCACCCAGTACGATCTCGAAGCCGCTTACTACCTGCCCCTATCGGCCAATATTGCGATCGTGCCCTCCCTCTACTGGATCTTTAATCCCAATAACTTTGACAATAACCCCACCATTTTTGTGGGGAACTTGCGCACCCAATTTAGTTTCTAA
- a CDS encoding GAF domain-containing protein, whose product MSAPSPHVPTVDATVVVLDAATERTDSSPIMDTRPQDHLTRAEATSSALTTTRGSFSAFLAPLTQETFRQVVSDVEAKLKVVNQTLSMLELQGFESILEEMLSSITFKIGELLNADRTSIFLLDEEKNELYSIIAKGEGQQGTVEIRIPADKGIAGEVATFKRVVNIPYDFYDDPRSAFAKIQDQKNGYRTYTMLALPLLDEGGNLVAVVQLLNKLKPNPDPSIPLEQKIDLGGFTANDEEVFREFAPSIRLILQSSRSFYIATQRQRAANALIKATQSLSQSSLDLDDTLRRVMDEAKSLMNADRSTLWLLDRDRGEIWTKILVADGSLREFRYPIGVGFAGQVAATGEVLNIPFDLYDMEGAETAKKTDQSSGYRTCSLLCMPVFADGELIGVTQLVNKKKQGEFPAYDPADWPKAPECWKASFNRSDQEFMEAFNIQAGVALKNAKLFATVKQQEQLQRDILRSLSNGVISTNKEGQIIAANESAKQLLGLPPTANLEGRSILDLVHLEKGDFRRWFMAAIEAKDGKSQQQYYPDQTLQPVEGGDYHSINLSINTITIEDAREGQQVSGALVVMDDISDEKRLKSTMYRYMTQELAEQLLENPDAAKMGGDRKEVTVLFSDIRSYTTLTESLSAEEVVDMLNKYFEAMVDAVFAYKGTLDKYIGDAIMAVFGSPLPLEDHEWMAVQTAIEMRHRLAVFNEERIAHNYLPIRIGIGINSDVVISGNIGSSKRMEFTAIGDGVNLGARLESASKIYGTDIVISEMTYRPCAERVWARELDYITVKGKTKPVAVYELIGLASEPISDVKKQIIDLYHQGRKYYLERNFPMAMAQFGMVLGLDKHDKSAALHLERCQHYLQNPPPEDWDGAWVLTEK is encoded by the coding sequence ATGTCAGCCCCATCGCCGCATGTTCCCACCGTCGATGCAACCGTGGTTGTCCTTGATGCCGCTACCGAGCGGACGGATAGCTCACCCATCATGGATACTAGGCCCCAAGACCATCTGACAAGAGCTGAGGCCACTTCTAGTGCCCTCACGACGACACGGGGCAGCTTTTCTGCCTTTTTAGCTCCCCTGACACAGGAGACCTTCCGGCAGGTGGTCAGCGATGTGGAGGCGAAGCTAAAGGTTGTTAACCAAACCCTGTCCATGCTCGAACTCCAGGGGTTTGAGTCGATCCTGGAGGAAATGCTGAGTTCAATTACCTTTAAGATTGGCGAACTGCTCAATGCTGATCGCACCAGTATCTTTTTACTGGACGAAGAAAAGAATGAACTTTACTCCATTATTGCCAAGGGGGAAGGGCAACAGGGCACGGTTGAAATTCGTATTCCGGCTGATAAGGGGATTGCCGGAGAAGTGGCGACCTTTAAGCGGGTTGTGAATATCCCCTATGATTTTTATGACGATCCCCGATCGGCCTTTGCCAAAATCCAGGATCAGAAGAATGGCTACCGTACCTACACCATGCTGGCGCTGCCACTTCTGGACGAGGGTGGCAATCTGGTAGCCGTGGTACAACTGCTTAATAAACTGAAGCCCAATCCTGACCCCAGTATTCCTCTGGAACAAAAGATTGACCTAGGGGGGTTTACGGCTAATGATGAGGAAGTTTTCCGCGAATTTGCGCCATCGATTCGTTTAATTTTGCAGTCATCGCGATCGTTCTATATCGCGACCCAACGCCAACGGGCGGCTAACGCCCTGATTAAGGCAACCCAGTCCCTGAGCCAGAGCAGCCTCGATCTCGACGATACGCTGCGGCGGGTGATGGATGAGGCGAAGTCTCTGATGAATGCTGATCGTAGTACCCTCTGGCTATTGGATCGCGATCGGGGTGAAATTTGGACCAAAATCCTGGTTGCGGATGGCAGTCTGCGGGAGTTTCGCTATCCGATCGGGGTGGGATTTGCAGGTCAGGTAGCGGCTACAGGGGAAGTGCTGAATATACCCTTCGACCTCTACGATATGGAGGGGGCAGAGACAGCCAAAAAGACGGATCAATCCAGTGGCTATCGGACCTGTAGTCTGCTTTGTATGCCAGTGTTTGCCGATGGGGAATTGATTGGGGTTACCCAGTTGGTAAATAAGAAAAAGCAAGGGGAGTTTCCTGCCTATGACCCGGCTGACTGGCCGAAGGCACCAGAATGTTGGAAGGCCAGTTTTAACCGTAGTGATCAGGAATTTATGGAGGCGTTCAACATTCAGGCTGGGGTAGCTCTGAAGAATGCGAAATTGTTTGCTACGGTGAAGCAACAGGAGCAACTCCAGCGTGATATTTTGCGATCGCTTTCCAACGGCGTGATTTCTACCAATAAAGAAGGACAAATTATTGCAGCCAATGAAAGTGCGAAACAGCTATTAGGACTGCCACCGACCGCCAACTTAGAAGGACGATCAATCCTGGATCTGGTGCATCTGGAAAAGGGTGATTTCCGCCGCTGGTTCATGGCGGCCATTGAAGCTAAGGATGGTAAAAGCCAGCAACAATATTACCCTGATCAGACGCTTCAGCCAGTTGAGGGAGGCGATTACCACAGTATCAATTTGTCAATTAATACGATCACGATCGAAGATGCGCGTGAGGGACAGCAGGTTTCTGGGGCGCTGGTAGTCATGGATGATATTAGCGATGAAAAGCGCCTGAAAAGCACCATGTACCGCTATATGACCCAGGAGTTGGCCGAACAGCTATTGGAAAACCCCGATGCAGCCAAAATGGGCGGCGATCGTAAGGAAGTGACGGTTCTGTTTTCGGATATTCGCAGCTATACCACCCTAACCGAAAGCCTCAGCGCTGAAGAGGTTGTGGACATGCTGAATAAGTATTTTGAGGCAATGGTGGATGCCGTTTTTGCCTACAAGGGGACCCTGGATAAGTATATTGGTGATGCTATTATGGCTGTGTTTGGGTCACCCTTGCCCCTAGAAGATCATGAATGGATGGCTGTGCAAACGGCGATCGAAATGCGCCATCGATTGGCGGTGTTTAACGAGGAACGTATTGCCCATAATTATCTGCCCATCCGGATTGGCATTGGCATTAACTCGGACGTGGTCATTAGCGGTAATATCGGCTCCAGTAAGCGCATGGAATTTACCGCGATCGGGGATGGGGTCAATCTGGGAGCGCGTTTGGAGTCGGCCAGTAAGATCTATGGTACAGACATTGTGATCAGTGAAATGACCTATCGGCCTTGTGCGGAACGGGTTTGGGCTAGGGAGTTGGACTACATCACGGTGAAAGGCAAGACTAAGCCAGTGGCTGTGTATGAACTGATTGGACTGGCTAGCGAGCCAATCTCGGATGTGAAAAAACAAATTATTGATCTATACCACCAGGGACGGAAGTACTATCTGGAGCGTAATTTCCCAATGGCAATGGCCCAGTTTGGCATGGTGTTGGGGTTAGATAAGCATGATAAATCGGCAGCGCTGCACCTGGAACGTTGTCAACATTATCTCCAAAATCCACCGCCGGAGGATTGGGATGGTGCCTGGGTTTTAACGGAAAAGTAG